In the genome of Nocardioides seonyuensis, one region contains:
- a CDS encoding metal-sensitive transcriptional regulator produces MELDPNEMTPVINRIKRARGQLDGVLRMLEDGRDCEDVVTQLAAVSRALDRAGFAIVATGLQQCLSNGDDMDSVDVKKMEKLFLSLA; encoded by the coding sequence ATGGAGCTGGACCCGAACGAGATGACCCCGGTCATCAACCGCATCAAGCGTGCCCGAGGCCAGCTCGACGGTGTGCTGCGCATGCTCGAGGACGGGCGCGACTGCGAGGACGTCGTCACCCAGCTCGCCGCCGTCTCGCGAGCCCTTGACCGGGCCGGCTTCGCCATCGTCGCGACCGGGCTCCAGCAGTGCCTGAGCAACGGTGACGACATGGACAGCGTCGACGTGAAGAAGATGGAGAAGCTCTTCCTCTCCCTCGCCTGA
- a CDS encoding Fur family transcriptional regulator, giving the protein MDAEVLLRESGLRVTQPRLAVLRAVGQAPHADTATVLNAVRRDLVSVSHQAVYNVLDALTAAGLVRRIQPAGSLARYELRRGDNHHHVVCRSCGAVADVDCAVGHVPCLTASDDAGFVIDEAEVTYWGTCPACAEPSRPSA; this is encoded by the coding sequence ATGGACGCTGAGGTGCTGCTGCGAGAGAGCGGCCTTCGCGTGACGCAACCGCGCCTGGCGGTGCTGCGCGCGGTCGGCCAGGCCCCGCACGCCGACACGGCCACGGTCCTCAACGCGGTGCGCCGAGACCTCGTGAGCGTCTCCCACCAGGCGGTCTACAACGTCCTCGACGCCCTCACGGCTGCCGGCCTGGTCCGAAGGATCCAGCCTGCAGGCTCCCTGGCGCGCTACGAGCTGCGCCGCGGGGACAACCACCACCACGTGGTGTGCCGCTCCTGCGGTGCCGTCGCCGACGTCGACTGCGCCGTGGGCCACGTCCCCTGCCTGACCGCCTCCGACGACGCCGGCTTCGTGATCGACGAGGCCGAGGTCACCTACTGGGGCACCTGCCCCGCGTGCGCCGAGCCATCCCGGCCGAGCGCCTGA
- a CDS encoding DUF302 domain-containing protein has translation MSDYTISTTLTQPYDDAVEAVRTALGEQGFGILTEIDLKATLKAKLDVDVAPQVILGACRPALAYEALTAEPSIAAVLPCNVVVRAVDDTTTVVEAFDPDAMMGLADNEALHAVAADAKQRITAALASLDANEGDN, from the coding sequence ATGAGCGACTACACCATCTCCACCACGCTGACCCAGCCGTACGACGACGCCGTCGAGGCGGTCCGGACGGCGCTCGGTGAGCAGGGGTTCGGCATCCTCACCGAGATCGACCTGAAGGCCACCCTGAAGGCCAAGCTCGACGTCGATGTTGCGCCGCAGGTCATCCTGGGTGCCTGCCGGCCGGCGCTGGCCTACGAGGCGCTCACCGCCGAGCCGTCCATCGCCGCGGTCCTGCCGTGCAACGTCGTCGTACGAGCGGTGGACGACACCACCACGGTCGTGGAGGCGTTCGACCCCGACGCCATGATGGGTCTTGCCGACAACGAGGCGCTGCACGCCGTCGCCGCCGACGCCAAGCAGCGGATCACTGCTGCACTCGCGTCTCTTGACGCCAACGAGGGAGACAACTGA
- the trxA gene encoding thioredoxin: MATIDLGAENFESTVTSNDIVFVDFWASWCGPCRMFAPVYEKASEAHPDIVFGKVDTEAEQTLASAAHISSIPTLMAFKGGTMVFSQPGALPAPALDQVIAAVRDLDVEAALAEQSRRSA; this comes from the coding sequence ATGGCAACCATCGACCTCGGTGCCGAGAACTTCGAGAGCACCGTCACCAGCAACGACATCGTCTTCGTCGACTTCTGGGCCTCCTGGTGCGGCCCGTGCCGGATGTTCGCGCCGGTCTACGAGAAGGCGTCCGAGGCCCACCCGGACATCGTCTTCGGCAAGGTGGACACGGAGGCCGAGCAGACTCTGGCCTCTGCTGCGCACATCAGCTCGATCCCGACCCTGATGGCGTTCAAGGGTGGCACCATGGTGTTCTCCCAGCCCGGCGCGCTTCCCGCCCCGGCGTTGGACCAGGTCATCGCCGCCGTGCGGGACCTCGACGTCGAGGCCGCCCTGGCCGAGCAGAGCAGGAGGAGCGCCTGA